One segment of Hippopotamus amphibius kiboko isolate mHipAmp2 chromosome 2, mHipAmp2.hap2, whole genome shotgun sequence DNA contains the following:
- the TRAPPC6B gene encoding trafficking protein particle complex subunit 6B isoform X2, translated as MADEALFLLLHNEMVSGVYKSAEQGEVENGRCITKLENMGFRVGQGLIERFTKDTARFKDELDIMKFICKDFWTTVFKKQIDNLRTNHQYLAFTCGLIRGGLSNLGIKSIVTAEVSSMPACKFQVMIQKL; from the exons ATGGCGGACGAGGCGTTGTTTTTGCTTCTGCATAACGAGATGGTGTCTGGAGTGTACAAGTCCGCGGAGCAGGGGGAGGTG gaaaatggACGCTGTATAACTAAGCTGGAAAACATGGGGTTTCGAGTGGGACAAGGATTGATAGAAAG GTTTACAAAAGATACTGCAAGGTTCAAGGATGAGTTAGATATCATGAAGTTCATTTGTAAAGATTTCTGGACTACAGTATTCAAGAAACAAATCGACAATCTAAGGACAAATCATCAG tacttAGCATTTACATGTGGCTTAATCAGAGGTGGCTTATCAAACTTGGGGATAAAAAGTATTGTAACAGCTGAAGTATCTTCAATGCCTGCCT gtAAATTTCAAGTGATGATACAGAAGCTGTAG
- the TRAPPC6B gene encoding trafficking protein particle complex subunit 6B isoform X1 produces the protein MADEALFLLLHNEMVSGVYKSAEQGEVENGRCITKLENMGFRVGQGLIERFTKDTARFKDELDIMKFICKDFWTTVFKKQIDNLRTNHQGIYVLQDNKFRLLTQMSAGKQYLEHASKYLAFTCGLIRGGLSNLGIKSIVTAEVSSMPACKFQVMIQKL, from the exons ATGGCGGACGAGGCGTTGTTTTTGCTTCTGCATAACGAGATGGTGTCTGGAGTGTACAAGTCCGCGGAGCAGGGGGAGGTG gaaaatggACGCTGTATAACTAAGCTGGAAAACATGGGGTTTCGAGTGGGACAAGGATTGATAGAAAG GTTTACAAAAGATACTGCAAGGTTCAAGGATGAGTTAGATATCATGAAGTTCATTTGTAAAGATTTCTGGACTACAGTATTCAAGAAACAAATCGACAATCTAAGGACAAATCATCAG GGCATCTATGTACTTCAGGACAACAAATTTCGCCTGCTTACTCAAATGTCTGCAGGAAAACAGTATTTAGAACATGCATCGAAG tacttAGCATTTACATGTGGCTTAATCAGAGGTGGCTTATCAAACTTGGGGATAAAAAGTATTGTAACAGCTGAAGTATCTTCAATGCCTGCCT gtAAATTTCAAGTGATGATACAGAAGCTGTAG